In Hermetia illucens chromosome 5, iHerIll2.2.curated.20191125, whole genome shotgun sequence, a single window of DNA contains:
- the LOC119657336 gene encoding extensin-3-like: MALLRTLSLYLLLVSASFSLAVPAATPKYANNNHAQFVHEKEEPKPDSSPNDDNDDFHLTNDYKPDPPPFASWNPYSMNENNPAAAAARYMGFYGYPNPIIIPYPVFVSQDPYYPYQDFDDYEDMMSRASTRRGSNYRNSPIYYLRLPPTPYMFIPGLGYHSQPPTFTPSFSPLLPYNPIQALPVPPAINPFINLPVPFISNGKPTGIYQLDSNPQPQQYQPFAPPPPPIPSRPYRPPTFTPPPPQSYVPFDSKISQLKRPYLFNGRPEQIYLLQSGFNPMYQSPIPGYY, encoded by the coding sequence ATGGCATTATTAAGGACACTATCGCTATACCTGCTTCTCGTATCGGCATCATTTTCACTAGCAGTTCCAGCCGCTACCCCAAAGTACGCtaacaacaaccatgcgcaatTTGTTCACGAGAAAGAAGAACCAAAACCAGATTCAAGTCCAAATGACGACAACGATGACTTTCATCTTACCAACGATTACAAACCAGATCCGCCACCGTTTGCATCATGGAACCCTTACTCAATGAATGAAAATAATCCAGCAGCTGCTGCTGCACGTTACATGGGATTCTACGGGTATCCAAACCCAATAATCATTCCATATCCTGTCTTTGTATCACAAGATCCATACTATCCATATCAAGATTTCGATGATTATGAGGATATGATGTCTAGAGCCAGTACAAGGCGCGGTTCCAACTACAGGAACTCTCCTATTTATTATCTACGTCTCCCACCAACTCCTTACATGTTTATTCCTGGTCTCGGCTACCACTCACAGCCACCAACCTTCACTCCAAGCTTTTCACCCCTATTGCCTTATAATCCTATCCAAGCTCTTCCTGTGCCGCCGGCAATCAACCCCTTCATAAATCTACCAGTACCTTTCATTTCCAACGGTAAACCTACAGGCATTTATCAATTGGATTCCAATCCTCAACCTCAACAATATCAACCATTTGCTCCACCCCCACCACCAATCCCGTCGAGACCATATCGACCACCAACCTTTACTCCACCCCCTCCACAAAGCTATGTTCCCTTCGACTCCAAGATTTCTCAGTTGAAACGCCCTTACTTGTTTAACGGTCGCCCGGAACAAATCTATTTACTGCAGAGTGGCTTCAATCCTATGTACCAAAGCCCTATTCCGGGATATTATTAA